One genomic window of Desulfuromonas sp. AOP6 includes the following:
- a CDS encoding peroxiredoxin family protein: MKRHWFAAIPLLFLLLFAPALAAALEVGAAAPDFKLKNLDGKEVRLSDYKGQFIILKLATTWCPTCKQQMQEFNDVRDFLKENNVQIVDVYVQDSPDMVKKHAGTLAEKISYMPLIDDGSALKAYNVYLIPRVLIIDPDMKVQRDGSLITAYDLRLKIRDVMKAREKAQKAAETKG; encoded by the coding sequence ATGAAAAGACATTGGTTTGCCGCAATCCCCCTGTTGTTCCTGCTGCTTTTTGCCCCCGCCCTGGCTGCCGCCCTTGAGGTTGGCGCCGCCGCTCCCGATTTCAAACTCAAAAACCTCGATGGCAAAGAAGTCCGTCTTTCGGACTACAAAGGGCAGTTCATCATTCTCAAGCTGGCCACCACCTGGTGCCCCACCTGCAAGCAGCAGATGCAGGAATTCAACGACGTCCGCGACTTCCTCAAGGAAAACAACGTGCAGATCGTTGATGTCTACGTGCAGGATTCGCCGGATATGGTGAAAAAGCATGCGGGAACTCTGGCTGAAAAAATTTCCTATATGCCTCTAATCGACGACGGTTCGGCCCTCAAGGCCTACAACGTCTACCTGATCCCCCGTGTGCTGATCATCGATCCCGACATGAAGGTGCAGCGCGACGGCAGCCTTATCACCGCCTATGACCTGCGTTTAAAGATCCGGGATGTTATGAAAGCTCGGGAAAAAGCACAAAAAGCCGCGGAGACAAAAGGGTGA
- a CDS encoding rhodanese-like domain-containing protein — protein sequence MTHMIRTLALSILAAFTFSACTTTVSSSNLGATPAQPAEVKVAEKPVPQDPALVITTEEVAALVNDPAKAGTFVLVDARPAVKYEAGHVPGAISIPKVQLQNSLDKLPKDKLIIFYCGGVTCKLSPESAEIAMKAGFTNVKVWYEGEPEWVKQGHYNEVATKFVEKLVMKPSQDAYMLVDSRPAVKYRKSFIPTAVSIPNVEMELKKGLLPADKATKLIFYCGGYDCVLSHKAAATALSLGYTNVMVYAAGEPAWKDAGLPLWGDEASGVVKAAAPAKANALPEAISPDEFKKLVAGKGAQFIDVRDPEEFAAGHIPGAINITEEDFIFRTKESVAKLNKEGRVVFYCTTGGRSASSFYALLESEYTNKENMQYLDAKCNIAPDGQFTVEK from the coding sequence ATGACCCACATGATTCGCACTCTGGCCTTGTCTATTTTGGCCGCCTTTACCTTCAGCGCCTGCACCACCACGGTGTCTAGCTCCAATCTGGGGGCAACGCCCGCTCAGCCTGCCGAAGTGAAGGTCGCAGAAAAGCCCGTCCCCCAGGATCCGGCCCTGGTCATCACCACCGAGGAAGTCGCTGCCCTCGTGAACGATCCGGCCAAGGCCGGCACCTTTGTGCTGGTTGATGCCCGTCCGGCGGTTAAATACGAGGCCGGTCACGTTCCCGGCGCCATCAGCATCCCCAAGGTGCAGCTGCAGAACAGCCTGGACAAACTGCCCAAAGACAAGCTGATTATCTTCTACTGCGGCGGCGTTACCTGCAAACTCAGCCCCGAGTCGGCCGAAATCGCCATGAAGGCCGGTTTCACCAACGTCAAGGTCTGGTATGAAGGCGAGCCCGAGTGGGTGAAGCAAGGGCACTACAATGAGGTTGCGACCAAGTTCGTCGAAAAGCTGGTCATGAAGCCCAGCCAGGACGCCTACATGCTGGTCGATTCCCGTCCGGCCGTCAAATATCGCAAATCTTTCATACCCACGGCTGTCAGTATCCCCAATGTGGAAATGGAGCTGAAAAAGGGCCTGCTGCCGGCGGACAAGGCCACCAAGCTGATCTTCTACTGCGGTGGCTATGACTGTGTGCTCAGCCACAAGGCCGCGGCTACCGCTCTTTCTCTCGGCTACACGAATGTCATGGTCTATGCCGCTGGTGAGCCGGCCTGGAAAGACGCGGGCCTGCCTTTGTGGGGCGATGAGGCTTCCGGTGTTGTTAAAGCGGCTGCCCCTGCCAAAGCCAACGCTCTGCCCGAAGCCATCAGCCCCGACGAGTTCAAGAAACTGGTGGCCGGTAAAGGCGCCCAGTTCATCGACGTGCGCGACCCCGAAGAGTTCGCCGCCGGTCACATCCCCGGTGCCATCAACATCACGGAAGAGGATTTCATCTTCCGCACCAAGGAGTCAGTGGCCAAGCTGAACAAGGAAGGCCGCGTTGTTTTCTACTGCACCACCGGCGGTCGCAGCGCCAGCTCTTTCTACGCCCTGCTGGAGTCCGAGTACACCAACAAGGAAAACATGCAGTACCTCGACGCCAAGTGCAACATCGCTCCCGACGGCCAGTTCACCGTCGAGAAATAA
- a CDS encoding methylmalonyl-CoA mutase family protein: MSIQDQKKHWEATTLKKVIDKAKERREDFSTTSGLEMERVFLPDFEWQSYEEKLGLPGEYPYTRGVQPTMYRGRFWTMRQYAGFGTAKESNERYRYLLGAGQTGLSVAFDLPTQMGYDSDDAMAEGEVGKVGVAIDTLADMETLFDQIPLDKVSTSMTINASAAVLLAMYIAVAEKQGVSSDKIMGTIQNDILKEYMARGTYIYPPSESMRIITDIFAYCKDHVPKWNTISISGYHIREAGSSAVQEVAFTLADGIAYVEAAIKAGLDVDEFAPRLAFFFNAHNNLLEEVAKFRAARRIWAKIMKERFGAKDPRSQMLRFHTQTAGCTLTAQQPDNNIMRVTIQALAAVLGGTQSLHTNSRDEALALPTEDSVRIALRTQQVIAYESGVADSIDPLAGSFLVESLTDQMEAKALEYIQKIDDLGGAAEAINRGFQQKEIQDSAYAYQRAIERKEQIIVGVNQFTVKEAPPKDLLKIKPEVERAQLKAIAAVKTGRDQQAVEARLAALKTAAQGTENLMPPILEAVRAYASLGEICNTLRDVFGEHQETVVL; the protein is encoded by the coding sequence ATGAGCATTCAGGATCAGAAAAAGCATTGGGAAGCGACGACCCTTAAAAAAGTGATAGATAAGGCCAAGGAGCGCCGCGAGGATTTTTCCACGACCTCGGGCCTTGAAATGGAGCGCGTCTTTCTCCCCGATTTCGAATGGCAGAGCTACGAAGAAAAGCTGGGCCTGCCCGGGGAATACCCTTATACCCGTGGTGTGCAGCCCACCATGTATCGCGGGCGCTTCTGGACCATGCGCCAGTATGCCGGCTTCGGCACCGCCAAGGAGTCCAACGAGCGCTACCGCTATCTGCTCGGCGCCGGCCAGACCGGCCTCTCCGTCGCTTTCGACCTGCCCACCCAGATGGGCTACGACTCCGACGACGCCATGGCTGAAGGTGAAGTAGGCAAGGTTGGCGTCGCCATCGACACCCTGGCCGACATGGAGACCCTCTTCGACCAGATTCCCCTCGACAAGGTCTCCACCTCCATGACCATCAATGCCTCTGCCGCCGTGCTGCTGGCCATGTACATCGCCGTGGCCGAAAAGCAGGGGGTTTCCTCCGACAAGATCATGGGAACCATCCAGAACGATATCCTCAAGGAATACATGGCCCGCGGGACCTACATCTACCCGCCCAGCGAGTCGATGCGTATCATTACGGACATCTTCGCTTACTGCAAAGACCATGTACCCAAGTGGAACACCATCTCCATCTCCGGCTACCATATCCGCGAGGCCGGCTCCAGCGCCGTGCAGGAAGTCGCCTTCACCCTCGCCGACGGCATCGCCTATGTCGAGGCCGCCATCAAGGCCGGGTTGGATGTCGATGAATTTGCCCCCCGCCTGGCCTTCTTCTTCAACGCCCACAACAACCTCCTCGAAGAGGTGGCCAAGTTCCGCGCCGCCCGCCGCATCTGGGCCAAGATCATGAAAGAGCGTTTCGGCGCCAAGGACCCCCGCAGTCAGATGCTGCGCTTCCACACCCAGACCGCCGGCTGCACCCTCACGGCTCAGCAGCCTGACAACAACATCATGCGGGTCACCATCCAGGCCCTGGCCGCCGTCCTCGGCGGCACCCAGTCGCTGCACACCAACAGCCGCGACGAGGCCCTCGCCCTGCCGACGGAAGATTCCGTCCGCATCGCCCTGCGTACCCAGCAGGTCATCGCCTATGAGTCGGGCGTGGCCGATTCCATCGATCCTCTGGCCGGTTCCTTTCTGGTTGAGAGCCTTACCGATCAGATGGAAGCCAAGGCCCTTGAGTACATCCAGAAGATCGACGATCTCGGCGGCGCCGCCGAGGCCATCAATCGCGGTTTCCAGCAGAAAGAAATCCAGGACAGCGCCTACGCCTATCAGCGCGCCATTGAACGCAAAGAGCAGATCATCGTTGGTGTGAACCAGTTCACCGTGAAGGAAGCACCTCCCAAGGACCTGCTCAAGATCAAGCCTGAGGTCGAGCGGGCGCAGCTCAAGGCCATTGCCGCCGTCAAGACCGGCCGCGATCAGCAGGCCGTCGAGGCCAGGCTGGCCGCCCTCAAGACAGCCGCCCAGGGCACGGAAAACCTCATGCCCCCCATCCTGGAGGCCGTGCGGGCCTACGCCTCCCTCGGCGAAATCTGCAACACCTTGCGCGATGTCTTCGGCGAGCATCAGGAGACCGTGGTTCTTTAA
- a CDS encoding DUF6290 family protein has translation MKTVNVRVSDEVAERLDKLAQETHRTKSYYLRKIIEDHLEDLEDAYLAQQRLEDIRAGKTKTIPLSEVEKSLELEH, from the coding sequence ATGAAAACAGTTAATGTCAGGGTTTCCGACGAGGTCGCTGAACGGCTGGATAAACTTGCGCAGGAGACCCATCGCACCAAAAGCTATTATCTGCGCAAAATCATAGAGGATCATCTGGAAGATCTGGAAGACGCGTACCTCGCGCAACAGCGCCTGGAAGATATCCGCGCCGGAAAGACAAAAACAATTCCCCTGAGCGAGGTTGAGAAGAGCCTTGAGCTGGAACATTGA
- the mce gene encoding methylmalonyl-CoA epimerase, with the protein MTKKINHIGIAVHSLESALPLYRDVMGMAFEGTEEVAEQKVRVAFLAVGESRIELLEPTSPDSPVAKFLEKNGEGVHHIAYQVDDLEAALADMAAKGVRLIDEKPRRGAHDTRIAFLHPKATGGVLTELCEG; encoded by the coding sequence ATGACGAAAAAAATCAATCATATCGGTATTGCCGTCCATAGTCTGGAGAGCGCTCTGCCTCTCTATCGTGATGTCATGGGGATGGCCTTCGAGGGCACCGAAGAAGTGGCCGAGCAGAAAGTGCGTGTTGCTTTTCTGGCCGTGGGAGAAAGCCGCATCGAACTGCTGGAGCCGACGAGCCCGGATTCCCCCGTGGCCAAGTTTCTGGAGAAAAACGGTGAAGGCGTGCATCATATTGCTTACCAGGTCGATGACCTTGAAGCGGCCCTGGCCGATATGGCCGCCAAAGGAGTCCGCCTCATTGACGAAAAGCCCCGTCGGGGCGCCCATGACACCCGCATCGCCTTTCTTCACCCCAAGGCGACCGGGGGTGTTTTGACAGAGTTGTGTGAAGGATAA
- a CDS encoding XRE family transcriptional regulator, translating into MALEFNIGTKIKALRKARKLTLQDVARETGFSPALISQIENNNVSPPIATLSKIARFFDVKMGHFFEDDEEDRKYEVVRRGERRVISRVISKAGTGHGYTYEALSFQKQNKKMEPFVLTVSERAEEETLYNHEGEEFLLILRGTAEVILEDQRFILQEGDAIYFDSDLRHRLLSLDGQEVEVLAVVTR; encoded by the coding sequence ATGGCTCTCGAATTCAATATCGGCACTAAGATCAAGGCGCTGCGTAAGGCCCGCAAGCTCACGTTGCAGGACGTCGCCCGCGAAACCGGGTTTTCGCCCGCCTTGATTTCCCAGATCGAGAACAACAACGTCTCGCCCCCCATCGCCACCCTCTCCAAGATCGCCCGTTTTTTTGACGTCAAAATGGGCCATTTTTTTGAAGATGACGAAGAGGACCGTAAGTACGAAGTAGTACGTCGCGGCGAAAGGCGAGTGATCAGCCGGGTTATATCCAAGGCAGGCACGGGCCATGGCTATACTTATGAGGCCCTGTCATTCCAAAAACAGAACAAGAAGATGGAACCCTTTGTCCTCACCGTTTCCGAGCGGGCCGAAGAGGAGACCCTGTACAATCACGAAGGGGAGGAATTCCTGCTTATTCTGCGCGGGACCGCTGAGGTCATCCTGGAAGATCAACGCTTTATTCTCCAAGAAGGGGACGCCATCTACTTCGATTCCGATCTTCGCCACCGCCTGCTCTCTCTCGATGGCCAGGAGGTCGAGGTGCTGGCCGTGGTGACCCGCTGA
- a CDS encoding type II toxin-antitoxin system RelE/ParE family toxin — MSWNIEFDPAAARELRKLDRQVARRLLHFLSDRIAHLDDPRSLGEALKGSRFGDFWKYRVGDYRIIASIQDKKFLILVVRIGNRRDVYQR, encoded by the coding sequence TTGAGCTGGAACATTGAATTTGATCCGGCGGCGGCCCGCGAACTGCGAAAACTCGATCGCCAAGTCGCCCGGCGCCTTCTACATTTTCTCTCCGACCGTATCGCTCACCTTGATGATCCACGCAGTCTTGGCGAAGCGCTGAAGGGGAGTCGATTTGGCGATTTCTGGAAATATCGTGTGGGTGATTATCGTATTATCGCCAGCATTCAGGACAAAAAATTCCTCATCCTCGTCGTCAGGATAGGAAACAGGCGAGACGTCTACCAGCGGTGA
- a CDS encoding VCBS repeat-containing protein, with the protein MLSLRRFALALCALLASLCFSLPALAGLSDDLGRDFASLSGYVIMPVDGEYLIDLDASRGVAVGDLFSVVVPGEPIVHPVTKEVMGSLDEVKALLQVTRVKGGYSYARPLTESVALKAGDEIRRYENVSATFRDYAGGGETFFVEIKAAAPALEWQAYDAAQAVRPARADEQGKGDAQLYFILQQDGLVVRGPDFQPIHAYPLDAPLAKAAVAAPAPVVPSIPTPAPVSAPALVVSPPPTTAAIVRNATPDQQGLWYGPDIKGRPVGVAVADFDGDGQQEMAVALPTSIIIGRNVQGSYQQVAEVDLGLGQSVLTIDAADLNGNGIPEIYLTAVRDDMLMSRVVEWQGGGFKMVDKHLPWYLRTVTLPGEGRVLLGQRRGDTSTDYSGPIFRLRFEKGDWKAGETLSLPKGVSLFGFTPFTGAIGEELVALLKTTGKLVVLSKKGKTLWESEALYGGSEIYAERPDPMSDPILKTPRYVFIPPRLEVDGQGHLLVTAHEGSRFLSRSPTFNKGRVRAMVWDGRTLYEAWHSQERDGYLSDFSLGDVDNDGADELVTLVTFTRESPVSKGRSNVVAYELQ; encoded by the coding sequence ATGCTCAGCCTCCGGCGCTTCGCTCTTGCCCTCTGTGCCCTGCTCGCCTCCCTCTGTTTCTCGCTGCCGGCCCTTGCCGGTCTGAGCGATGACCTGGGCCGTGACTTCGCTTCCCTGTCCGGTTATGTGATTATGCCGGTGGACGGCGAATATCTCATCGATCTCGATGCCAGCCGTGGTGTCGCCGTAGGCGATCTTTTTTCGGTGGTCGTGCCCGGCGAACCCATCGTGCATCCCGTGACGAAAGAAGTGATGGGCTCCCTCGACGAAGTTAAAGCGCTGCTGCAGGTGACGCGGGTGAAGGGGGGCTATTCCTACGCCCGTCCGTTGACCGAATCTGTTGCTCTCAAGGCTGGCGACGAGATTCGCCGTTACGAAAACGTCAGCGCCACCTTCCGTGACTATGCCGGCGGCGGTGAGACCTTCTTCGTTGAAATCAAAGCGGCGGCGCCGGCACTGGAGTGGCAGGCCTACGACGCCGCCCAGGCGGTGCGCCCGGCCCGGGCCGATGAACAAGGCAAAGGCGATGCTCAGCTCTATTTTATCCTTCAGCAGGATGGCCTGGTGGTGCGCGGCCCTGACTTTCAGCCGATTCACGCCTACCCCCTCGACGCTCCCCTGGCAAAGGCGGCTGTGGCTGCTCCGGCTCCCGTGGTCCCATCCATCCCCACGCCGGCGCCGGTAAGTGCTCCCGCTCTGGTGGTGTCGCCGCCACCGACCACGGCGGCCATCGTGCGCAACGCCACCCCCGATCAGCAGGGCCTGTGGTATGGCCCCGATATCAAGGGCCGCCCCGTTGGCGTGGCAGTCGCTGACTTTGATGGTGATGGGCAGCAGGAAATGGCTGTGGCCCTGCCAACGAGCATTATCATTGGCCGCAATGTGCAGGGCAGTTACCAGCAGGTTGCCGAGGTTGACCTCGGCCTCGGCCAGTCGGTCCTGACGATCGACGCCGCCGATCTTAACGGCAACGGCATCCCTGAAATTTACCTGACCGCCGTGCGCGACGACATGCTCATGTCGCGGGTGGTCGAATGGCAGGGTGGCGGCTTTAAAATGGTCGACAAGCACCTGCCCTGGTATCTGCGCACGGTGACCCTGCCCGGCGAAGGGCGCGTTCTGCTGGGACAGCGCCGGGGCGATACCTCCACCGACTATTCCGGCCCGATCTTTCGCCTGCGTTTTGAAAAAGGCGACTGGAAGGCGGGAGAGACCCTATCCCTGCCCAAGGGCGTCAGCCTCTTTGGTTTCACCCCCTTCACCGGCGCCATCGGCGAAGAGCTGGTGGCGCTGCTGAAAACTACCGGCAAGCTGGTAGTGCTGTCGAAAAAGGGCAAAACCCTGTGGGAGTCGGAGGCGCTTTACGGCGGCAGCGAGATCTATGCGGAACGCCCCGATCCCATGAGCGATCCCATTCTCAAAACGCCGCGCTATGTCTTCATCCCTCCCCGCCTGGAAGTCGACGGCCAGGGCCACCTGCTGGTCACTGCCCATGAGGGCAGCCGCTTTCTCAGCCGCTCGCCCACATTTAACAAGGGGCGGGTGCGGGCCATGGTCTGGGACGGCCGCACTCTGTACGAGGCCTGGCACAGCCAGGAACGAGACGGCTATCTCAGCGACTTCAGCCTGGGCGATGTGGACAACGACGGCGCCGACGAACTGGTGACCCTGGTCACCTTCACGCGGGAAAGCCCTGTGTCGAAGGGGCGGTCCAACGTGGTAGCCTACGAGCTGCAGTAG
- a CDS encoding biotin carboxylase N-terminal domain-containing protein, with amino-acid sequence MAQQKDYYNDNPLIHRDRRLGKAASEWVRSFACEDLKPLIVCRGPIRKETMDIYDEMGITHYGILLSEKDSIVYPNALSPELRRLTDSRRVHRVPDYSGASKEERIERIHQIIRIAKDNGYDSIFAGYGFMAEDEEFVAAIEKAGLNFIGPCASTQANAGKKDEAKRTALSVNVSVTPGIDNVTARTLVKKHPTREKLLALVDAESLDCNKAVLDNKDLSLEELADHILYASYQKGIDLFSLEELCAQVQFEVAEMFRKYPKSRVRLKAIGGGGGKGQRILGASLLTAKNINAALIEQEAAQAPTLVREVLNEVKANGIGDNKNVLIELNIEQTRHNEIQLLGNGDWCIALGGRDCSLQMHEQKLLEVSVTQEGLATRIAEARAAGEPKAAKALETDLTVLKRMEEEAERFGQAVGLDSASTFECIVDRDRHYFMEVNTRIQVEHRVTELCYCLKFTNPKDKNDYFIVESLVEAMALLARHKKRLPKPERVVRFNAAVEARLNATDASLSPHAGGMIRYWSRPIEGEIRDDQGISALNPDTGLFMKYRVAGAYDSNIALLLTKGEDRLESYKHLSKVLRNAKIRGTDLATNLEFHYGLVNWFIGNTVNAKPTTRFVVPYLTLVGTLKEEANKLDPVYAFLQMKKHYAQQVSEQFGDQPEVLGKELKNMSELLDRKGTLLTRPIEKLLDDPHMLSGWLSLNKNNFRLEKGKVIWLRNPVVVLSETYDYLNKLYNPKDPAAEVIWSHDDELLQKALRFYAKLNEAFDLHEEDYFQLNEMLQKDKPQGGFDADMWEQIRASHFGYEAGLELLGMVFLVAINTKFWDLKVEDDLDITIPDYLTDPDLQVRMKKVLVPPPATKADEIVAVCGGMYYAQEAPGLPQFVEEGMHFEKGQALYIIEVMKMFNTVRAPFSGTLDKILISGGDGIIVSKGQPLFKITPDEKFVEVDPKEIEREKRARTSEYLKVIL; translated from the coding sequence ATGGCTCAACAAAAAGATTACTATAACGACAATCCCCTGATTCACCGAGACCGCCGCCTGGGCAAGGCCGCCTCCGAGTGGGTGCGCTCCTTCGCCTGTGAGGATCTCAAACCTCTCATCGTCTGCCGCGGCCCCATCCGCAAAGAGACGATGGACATCTACGATGAAATGGGGATAACCCACTACGGCATCCTGCTTTCGGAAAAGGACTCCATCGTCTACCCCAATGCCCTGTCGCCCGAACTTCGCCGGCTCACTGACTCACGGCGGGTGCACCGCGTGCCCGATTACTCAGGGGCAAGCAAGGAAGAGCGTATCGAGCGCATTCATCAGATCATTCGCATCGCCAAAGACAACGGCTATGATTCCATCTTTGCCGGCTACGGTTTCATGGCCGAGGATGAGGAGTTTGTCGCCGCTATCGAAAAGGCCGGCCTGAACTTTATCGGTCCCTGCGCTTCCACCCAGGCCAATGCCGGCAAAAAGGACGAAGCCAAGCGCACCGCCCTCAGCGTCAACGTCAGTGTCACCCCCGGCATCGACAATGTCACCGCCCGCACCCTGGTCAAAAAGCACCCGACCCGCGAGAAGCTGCTGGCTCTGGTCGATGCCGAAAGCCTCGATTGCAACAAGGCGGTCCTCGACAACAAGGACCTCTCTCTCGAAGAGCTGGCCGATCACATCCTCTACGCCTCTTACCAGAAAGGGATCGATCTCTTTTCCCTCGAAGAGCTCTGCGCCCAGGTGCAGTTCGAAGTGGCCGAGATGTTCCGCAAGTATCCCAAGAGCCGTGTGCGCCTCAAAGCCATCGGCGGCGGCGGCGGCAAAGGGCAGCGCATTCTCGGAGCTTCCCTGCTCACGGCCAAGAACATCAATGCCGCTCTCATTGAGCAGGAGGCTGCCCAGGCGCCGACGCTGGTGCGCGAAGTCCTCAACGAAGTCAAGGCCAACGGCATTGGCGACAACAAGAACGTGCTCATTGAGCTCAACATCGAGCAGACCCGTCACAACGAGATCCAGCTGTTGGGCAATGGCGACTGGTGTATCGCCCTGGGTGGTCGCGACTGCTCGCTGCAGATGCACGAGCAGAAGCTGCTCGAAGTCTCCGTTACCCAGGAGGGACTGGCCACCCGTATCGCCGAAGCCCGCGCGGCCGGCGAGCCTAAGGCAGCCAAGGCCCTGGAGACCGATCTCACCGTACTCAAGCGCATGGAAGAAGAAGCTGAGCGCTTCGGTCAGGCCGTCGGTCTCGACTCGGCCTCAACCTTTGAATGCATCGTCGACCGCGACCGCCACTATTTCATGGAAGTCAACACCCGCATTCAGGTCGAACACCGGGTGACCGAGCTCTGCTACTGCCTCAAGTTCACCAACCCCAAAGACAAGAACGATTATTTCATCGTCGAGTCTCTGGTCGAGGCCATGGCTCTGCTGGCCCGCCACAAAAAGCGGTTGCCCAAGCCGGAGCGCGTTGTTCGCTTCAATGCCGCCGTCGAGGCTCGTCTCAATGCCACCGACGCCTCTCTTTCTCCCCATGCCGGCGGCATGATTCGCTACTGGTCCCGACCGATCGAAGGGGAAATCCGCGACGATCAGGGCATCAGCGCCCTTAATCCCGACACCGGCCTGTTCATGAAGTACCGGGTAGCCGGGGCCTACGATTCCAACATCGCCCTGCTGTTGACCAAGGGAGAGGATCGCCTGGAAAGTTACAAGCACCTCTCGAAAGTTCTCCGCAATGCCAAGATTCGCGGCACGGACCTGGCCACCAACCTCGAATTCCACTACGGCCTGGTCAACTGGTTCATCGGCAATACCGTCAACGCCAAGCCGACCACCCGTTTCGTCGTGCCCTACCTCACCCTGGTCGGCACCCTGAAGGAAGAAGCCAACAAGCTCGACCCGGTCTATGCCTTTCTGCAGATGAAGAAACACTATGCGCAGCAGGTGTCCGAGCAGTTTGGCGATCAGCCCGAGGTGCTCGGCAAAGAACTGAAGAACATGTCCGAGCTGCTCGACCGCAAGGGTACTCTGCTGACGCGCCCCATCGAGAAGCTTTTGGATGATCCGCACATGCTCTCGGGCTGGCTCAGCCTCAACAAGAACAACTTCCGCCTTGAAAAGGGCAAGGTCATCTGGTTGCGCAATCCCGTGGTGGTCCTCAGCGAAACCTACGACTACCTCAACAAGCTCTACAATCCGAAGGATCCCGCCGCCGAAGTGATCTGGAGTCACGACGACGAGCTTCTGCAGAAAGCTCTGCGCTTCTACGCCAAGCTCAACGAGGCCTTCGACCTGCACGAGGAAGATTACTTCCAGCTCAATGAGATGCTGCAGAAGGATAAACCGCAGGGTGGTTTCGATGCCGACATGTGGGAGCAGATCCGTGCCTCCCACTTTGGTTACGAAGCCGGACTCGAACTGCTCGGCATGGTCTTTTTGGTCGCCATAAACACCAAGTTCTGGGACCTGAAAGTCGAGGACGACCTCGACATCACCATTCCCGACTATCTCACCGACCCCGACCTGCAGGTGCGCATGAAGAAGGTGCTGGTACCGCCGCCGGCAACCAAGGCCGATGAGATTGTAGCTGTCTGCGGCGGTATGTATTACGCCCAGGAAGCGCCGGGCTTGCCGCAATTTGTCGAGGAAGGGATGCATTTCGAAAAGGGGCAGGCACTCTACATCATCGAAGTCATGAAGATGTTCAATACGGTGCGGGCGCCCTTCTCGGGAACCCTCGACAAAATCCTCATCTCTGGCGGTGACGGCATCATCGTCTCCAAGGGACAGCCGTTGTTCAAGATCACCCCCGATGAGAAATTCGTCGAGGTCGATCCCAAAGAAATTGAGCGCGAAAAGCGCGCCCGCACCAGCGAATACCTGAAAGTGATCCTCTGA